The Lepeophtheirus salmonis chromosome 1, UVic_Lsal_1.4, whole genome shotgun sequence genome has a segment encoding these proteins:
- the LOC121113783 gene encoding uncharacterized protein isoform X3 produces the protein MEYAWLEPRHDPIITDTNLAEIDFEDFRNEDLVYAFSCGEEESGSSSTDMSICRSEVLFSSTNQPNYLATLVEGQSDSCLIQDSLTDAEFNYSEQLKANKNHYTLTYSRVDGSMIVSATPKMMFVGGGNEVPRGNHRGADVTTRTHNSESTPSKFTTWSNVCKKSVESNGSSGGNLVTKYIINEENNNRETTTRNTSIGGGHTEEGDPTVESERGLVDPDSSAASSSSAKLINRFFVRNSNNNNNSSSNNNPEVSSGSNSQNNRVNIKEESQEPPGGDIRLNSAGETTTPSSVYNTSSSGRRTLPDLGFLENDVNLWDAFFLRGRNSSKFPSILKSVDDSKNSPCLNSPVYEDIFKKRWGNKKAPVVDAASLRLLLPPAAQKHCLLKTVREEDSKNNHHPVQEVCRSLSRLSTAERSIRKRRDNNGTLDEEEDDKISVATSSDPVKVVKIKEAWAPVPEDVVMRSRKTQNLNLINNNNNSEDSSCKRRSYVPTDFLSKVLMDRPRRSSSAKRRPHPDGFPKRVHNDSISSNSGSQNDLCDSWADEENSSDSPPQVTTPSSLGGLFRRTGSIRNGSSAEYPFQNNMFTHQQGFNFDLTYKRELFVTLYSSVERLLMSSDSSEAETRCILLHEFCPALHFIMKDGLKPEVITPFGRMSSTVWRVVEAVTRQGPSAATATCDLVMLLNTKYEANGADDKKFAGFIMGLLNMSILHIWFSKLKWSMDILLRFYERHAYICALHKETKLLFDELNFCLQRLYAIPFRFDLSHIQTPSSSSHSSRLGESNSSGKRSCDKAHLCCRRRRSNGEYSGGRNSSAGSSTKSSKSRIPRPISLPKRLEAKLGNQQLKQQEQQLKKTMGNKSAPMSPSSPMRDDTQHNTTTKKSPARSSRKSRVKETIRLFDSKSSTAVGRRYQYSTPIVATHGMRNTSRSSKKPGVKSPKTGAGESLAFESGGGGGIGVGKK, from the exons GAGGAAGAATCTGGAAGTTCGAGCACAGACATGTCCATATGTCGTTCCGAAGTGTTATTCTCTTCTACAAATCAACCCAATTATCTTGCAACACTCGTTGAGGGTCAATCCGACTCTTGTCTTATTCAAGACTCTCTTACGGATGCGGAATTTAATTACTCTGAACAACTCAAAGCGAATAAGAATCATTATACCCTTACATATTCTCGTGTGGATGGGTCCATGATTGTCTCAGCAACTCCCAAAATGATGTTTGTTGGAGGGGGGAATGAAGTCCCTAGAGGTAACCATAGAGGAG CGGATGTAACAACAAGGACACACAATAGTGAATCCACACCCTCAAAGTTCACAACTTGGTCGAATGTCTGTAAAAAGAGTGTGGAGTCCAATGGAAGTAGTGGGGGTAATTTAGTCACTAAGTACATTATAAACGAGGAAAACAACAATCGAGAAACTACAACAAGGAACACCTCTATTGGAGGAGGGCACACAGAAGAAGGCGATCCGACTGTCGAGTCTGAAAGAGGACTTGTGGATCCCGACAGTAGTGCGGCCTCCTCCTCCTCTGCAAAGCTCATTAATCGTTTTTTTGTACGGAATAGcaacaataacaacaatagCAGTTCCAATAACAATCCTGAGGTCAGCAGTGGTTCTAATAGTCAGAATAACAGAGTCAACATCAAGGAAGAGTCGCAAGAGCCGCCAGGGGGGGATATACGTTTAAATAGCGCGGGTGAAACAACGACTCCTAGCAGTGTGTATAATACAAGTTCTTCTGGAAGGAGAACTCTCCCAGATCTAGGATTCCTAGAAAATGATGTCAATCTCTGGGatgccttttttttaagagGTCGGAATTCATCCAAATTTCCCTCAATACTCAAATCTGTAGATGATTCCAAAAACAGTCCATGTCTCAACTCTCCTGTTTATGAAGACATTTTCAAGAAGCGATGGGGTAACAAAAAGGCCCCAGTCGTGGATGCAGCATCTTTAAGACTTCTCCTTCCTCCTGCGGCCCAAAAACATTGCTTATTGAAAACTGTTAGGGAAGAGGACTCAAAGAATAATCATCATCCAGTCCAAGAAGTGTGTCGCTCCTTGTCTCGTTTATCGACTGCAGAAAGATCTATTAGAAAGAGAAGGGATAATAACGGCACCTTGGATGAAGAGGAAGATGATAAAATCTCAGTTGCAACCTCCTCAGATCCAGTCAAAGTTGTTAAAATCAAGGAAGCATGGGCACCCGTGCCGGAGGACGTTGTTATGCGATCCAGAAAGACGCAAAAtctcaatttaattaataataataacaattcaGAGGACAGTTCTTGCAAGAGAAGAAGCTATGTTCCCACAGACTTTTTATCCAAGGTTCTAATGGATCGACCACGGAGATCATCATCTGCAAAGAGAAGGCCTCATCCAGACGGATTTCCAAAG CGAGTTCATAATGATTCCATAAGTAGTAAT tCCGGTAGTCAAAATGATCTTTGCGATTCCTGGGCAGATGAAGAAAACTCTTCTGATTCTCCTCCACAAGTAACAACACCTTCTAGCCTTGGAGGTTTATTTCGACGAACAGGATCCATTCGTAATGGAAGCAGCGCAGAATATCCATTTCAAAATAACATGTTTACACACCAACAGGGCTTCAATTTTGATCTCACCTATAAGAGAG aactCTTCGTGACTCTATATTCCTCCGTGGAGCGACTTCTTATGTCATCAGATTCAAGTGAGGCGGAAACACGATGTATTCTCCTTCACGAATTTTGTCCTGCTCTTCATTTCATTATGAAGGACGGACTCAAACCTGAAGTGATAACTCCCTTTGGTCGAATGAGCTCCACGGTTTGGAGAGTCGTTGAGGCTGTAACGCGTCAAGGTCCCTCAGCTGCAACGGCCACCTGCGATTTAGTCATgcttttaaatactaaatatgaaGCAAATGGTGCCGATGATAAGAAATTTGCTGGTTTTATCATGGGACTACTCAA TATGTCCATATTACACATCTGGTTCTCAAAACTAAAATGGAGTATGGATATCCTTTTAAGATTTTACGAGAGGCACGCTTATATCTGCGCTCTGCATAAGGAGACTAAATTGTTATTCGACGAACTTAACTTCTGCTTACAACGTTTATACGCTATTCCATTTCGATTTGATCTAAGTCATATTCAGACCCCTTCGTCTTCATCCCACAGTTCCCGACTTGGAGAGAGTAATAGTTCAGGTAAACGGAGCTGTGACAAGGCTCACCTATGCTGTAGAAGAAGAAGATCTAATGGAGAGTACTCTGGAGGACGAAACTCAAGTGCTGGTTCTTCCACAAAGTCATCCAAATCTCGTATTCCAAGACCCATATCCCTTCCTAAACGTCTTGAGGCTAAATTGGGTAATCAACAATTAAAACAACAAGAGCAGCAATTAAAGAAAACCATGGGCAACAAATCAGCTCCCATGTCCCCCTCATCTCCCATGAGGGACGATACACAACACAATACCACCACCAAGAAATCCCCAGCGAGGAGTTCTAGAAAGTCCCGAGTTAAAGAGACAATTCGGCTGTTCGATTCAAAGTCAAGCACGGCTGTGGGGAGACGCTATCAATATTCCACTCCTATCGTTGCAACTCATGGAATGAGGAATACAAGTAGATCATCTAAGAAGCCTGGAGTCAAATCCCCCAAGACGGGGGCAGGAGAATCTTTGGCGTTTGAGAGTGGTGGGGGAGGAGGGATTGGAGTAGGGAAGAAGTAG
- the LOC121113783 gene encoding uncharacterized protein isoform X1, translating into MHDLSPDERPHRELTKSFTEAANSLNSSSCGGGKMEYAWLEPRHDPIITDTNLAEIDFEDFRNEDLVYAFSCGEEESGSSSTDMSICRSEVLFSSTNQPNYLATLVEGQSDSCLIQDSLTDAEFNYSEQLKANKNHYTLTYSRVDGSMIVSATPKMMFVGGGNEVPRGNHRGADVTTRTHNSESTPSKFTTWSNVCKKSVESNGSSGGNLVTKYIINEENNNRETTTRNTSIGGGHTEEGDPTVESERGLVDPDSSAASSSSAKLINRFFVRNSNNNNNSSSNNNPEVSSGSNSQNNRVNIKEESQEPPGGDIRLNSAGETTTPSSVYNTSSSGRRTLPDLGFLENDVNLWDAFFLRGRNSSKFPSILKSVDDSKNSPCLNSPVYEDIFKKRWGNKKAPVVDAASLRLLLPPAAQKHCLLKTVREEDSKNNHHPVQEVCRSLSRLSTAERSIRKRRDNNGTLDEEEDDKISVATSSDPVKVVKIKEAWAPVPEDVVMRSRKTQNLNLINNNNNSEDSSCKRRSYVPTDFLSKVLMDRPRRSSSAKRRPHPDGFPKRVHNDSISSNSGSQNDLCDSWADEENSSDSPPQVTTPSSLGGLFRRTGSIRNGSSAEYPFQNNMFTHQQGFNFDLTYKRELFVTLYSSVERLLMSSDSSEAETRCILLHEFCPALHFIMKDGLKPEVITPFGRMSSTVWRVVEAVTRQGPSAATATCDLVMLLNTKYEANGADDKKFAGFIMGLLNMSILHIWFSKLKWSMDILLRFYERHAYICALHKETKLLFDELNFCLQRLYAIPFRFDLSHIQTPSSSSHSSRLGESNSSGKRSCDKAHLCCRRRRSNGEYSGGRNSSAGSSTKSSKSRIPRPISLPKRLEAKLGNQQLKQQEQQLKKTMGNKSAPMSPSSPMRDDTQHNTTTKKSPARSSRKSRVKETIRLFDSKSSTAVGRRYQYSTPIVATHGMRNTSRSSKKPGVKSPKTGAGESLAFESGGGGGIGVGKK; encoded by the exons GAGGAAGAATCTGGAAGTTCGAGCACAGACATGTCCATATGTCGTTCCGAAGTGTTATTCTCTTCTACAAATCAACCCAATTATCTTGCAACACTCGTTGAGGGTCAATCCGACTCTTGTCTTATTCAAGACTCTCTTACGGATGCGGAATTTAATTACTCTGAACAACTCAAAGCGAATAAGAATCATTATACCCTTACATATTCTCGTGTGGATGGGTCCATGATTGTCTCAGCAACTCCCAAAATGATGTTTGTTGGAGGGGGGAATGAAGTCCCTAGAGGTAACCATAGAGGAG CGGATGTAACAACAAGGACACACAATAGTGAATCCACACCCTCAAAGTTCACAACTTGGTCGAATGTCTGTAAAAAGAGTGTGGAGTCCAATGGAAGTAGTGGGGGTAATTTAGTCACTAAGTACATTATAAACGAGGAAAACAACAATCGAGAAACTACAACAAGGAACACCTCTATTGGAGGAGGGCACACAGAAGAAGGCGATCCGACTGTCGAGTCTGAAAGAGGACTTGTGGATCCCGACAGTAGTGCGGCCTCCTCCTCCTCTGCAAAGCTCATTAATCGTTTTTTTGTACGGAATAGcaacaataacaacaatagCAGTTCCAATAACAATCCTGAGGTCAGCAGTGGTTCTAATAGTCAGAATAACAGAGTCAACATCAAGGAAGAGTCGCAAGAGCCGCCAGGGGGGGATATACGTTTAAATAGCGCGGGTGAAACAACGACTCCTAGCAGTGTGTATAATACAAGTTCTTCTGGAAGGAGAACTCTCCCAGATCTAGGATTCCTAGAAAATGATGTCAATCTCTGGGatgccttttttttaagagGTCGGAATTCATCCAAATTTCCCTCAATACTCAAATCTGTAGATGATTCCAAAAACAGTCCATGTCTCAACTCTCCTGTTTATGAAGACATTTTCAAGAAGCGATGGGGTAACAAAAAGGCCCCAGTCGTGGATGCAGCATCTTTAAGACTTCTCCTTCCTCCTGCGGCCCAAAAACATTGCTTATTGAAAACTGTTAGGGAAGAGGACTCAAAGAATAATCATCATCCAGTCCAAGAAGTGTGTCGCTCCTTGTCTCGTTTATCGACTGCAGAAAGATCTATTAGAAAGAGAAGGGATAATAACGGCACCTTGGATGAAGAGGAAGATGATAAAATCTCAGTTGCAACCTCCTCAGATCCAGTCAAAGTTGTTAAAATCAAGGAAGCATGGGCACCCGTGCCGGAGGACGTTGTTATGCGATCCAGAAAGACGCAAAAtctcaatttaattaataataataacaattcaGAGGACAGTTCTTGCAAGAGAAGAAGCTATGTTCCCACAGACTTTTTATCCAAGGTTCTAATGGATCGACCACGGAGATCATCATCTGCAAAGAGAAGGCCTCATCCAGACGGATTTCCAAAG CGAGTTCATAATGATTCCATAAGTAGTAAT tCCGGTAGTCAAAATGATCTTTGCGATTCCTGGGCAGATGAAGAAAACTCTTCTGATTCTCCTCCACAAGTAACAACACCTTCTAGCCTTGGAGGTTTATTTCGACGAACAGGATCCATTCGTAATGGAAGCAGCGCAGAATATCCATTTCAAAATAACATGTTTACACACCAACAGGGCTTCAATTTTGATCTCACCTATAAGAGAG aactCTTCGTGACTCTATATTCCTCCGTGGAGCGACTTCTTATGTCATCAGATTCAAGTGAGGCGGAAACACGATGTATTCTCCTTCACGAATTTTGTCCTGCTCTTCATTTCATTATGAAGGACGGACTCAAACCTGAAGTGATAACTCCCTTTGGTCGAATGAGCTCCACGGTTTGGAGAGTCGTTGAGGCTGTAACGCGTCAAGGTCCCTCAGCTGCAACGGCCACCTGCGATTTAGTCATgcttttaaatactaaatatgaaGCAAATGGTGCCGATGATAAGAAATTTGCTGGTTTTATCATGGGACTACTCAA TATGTCCATATTACACATCTGGTTCTCAAAACTAAAATGGAGTATGGATATCCTTTTAAGATTTTACGAGAGGCACGCTTATATCTGCGCTCTGCATAAGGAGACTAAATTGTTATTCGACGAACTTAACTTCTGCTTACAACGTTTATACGCTATTCCATTTCGATTTGATCTAAGTCATATTCAGACCCCTTCGTCTTCATCCCACAGTTCCCGACTTGGAGAGAGTAATAGTTCAGGTAAACGGAGCTGTGACAAGGCTCACCTATGCTGTAGAAGAAGAAGATCTAATGGAGAGTACTCTGGAGGACGAAACTCAAGTGCTGGTTCTTCCACAAAGTCATCCAAATCTCGTATTCCAAGACCCATATCCCTTCCTAAACGTCTTGAGGCTAAATTGGGTAATCAACAATTAAAACAACAAGAGCAGCAATTAAAGAAAACCATGGGCAACAAATCAGCTCCCATGTCCCCCTCATCTCCCATGAGGGACGATACACAACACAATACCACCACCAAGAAATCCCCAGCGAGGAGTTCTAGAAAGTCCCGAGTTAAAGAGACAATTCGGCTGTTCGATTCAAAGTCAAGCACGGCTGTGGGGAGACGCTATCAATATTCCACTCCTATCGTTGCAACTCATGGAATGAGGAATACAAGTAGATCATCTAAGAAGCCTGGAGTCAAATCCCCCAAGACGGGGGCAGGAGAATCTTTGGCGTTTGAGAGTGGTGGGGGAGGAGGGATTGGAGTAGGGAAGAAGTAG
- the LOC121113783 gene encoding uncharacterized protein isoform X2 codes for MHDLSPDERPHRELTKSFTEAANSLNSSSCGGGKMEYAWLEPRHDPIITDTNLAEIDFEDFRNEDLVYAFSCGEEESGSSSTDMSICRSEVLFSSTNQPNYLATLVEGQSDSCLIQDSLTDAEFNYSEQLKANKNHYTLTYSRVDGSMIVSATPKMMFVGGGNEVPRGNHRGADVTTRTHNSESTPSKFTTWSNVCKKSVESNGSSGGNLVTKYIINEENNNRETTTRNTSIGGGHTEEGDPTVESERGLVDPDSSAASSSSAKLINRFFVRNSNNNNNSSSNNNPEVSSGSNSQNNRVNIKEESQEPPGGDIRLNSAGETTTPSSVYNTSSSGRRTLPDLGFLENDVNLWDAFFLRGRNSSKFPSILKSVDDSKNSPCLNSPVYEDIFKKRWGNKKAPVVDAASLRLLLPPAAQKHCLLKTVREEDSKNNHHPVQEVCRSLSRLSTAERSIRKRRDNNGTLDEEEDDKISVATSSDPVKVVKIKEAWAPVPEDVVMRSRKTQNLNLINNNNNSEDSSCKRRSYVPTDFLSKVLMDRPRRSSSAKRRPHPDGFPKSGSQNDLCDSWADEENSSDSPPQVTTPSSLGGLFRRTGSIRNGSSAEYPFQNNMFTHQQGFNFDLTYKRELFVTLYSSVERLLMSSDSSEAETRCILLHEFCPALHFIMKDGLKPEVITPFGRMSSTVWRVVEAVTRQGPSAATATCDLVMLLNTKYEANGADDKKFAGFIMGLLNMSILHIWFSKLKWSMDILLRFYERHAYICALHKETKLLFDELNFCLQRLYAIPFRFDLSHIQTPSSSSHSSRLGESNSSGKRSCDKAHLCCRRRRSNGEYSGGRNSSAGSSTKSSKSRIPRPISLPKRLEAKLGNQQLKQQEQQLKKTMGNKSAPMSPSSPMRDDTQHNTTTKKSPARSSRKSRVKETIRLFDSKSSTAVGRRYQYSTPIVATHGMRNTSRSSKKPGVKSPKTGAGESLAFESGGGGGIGVGKK; via the exons GAGGAAGAATCTGGAAGTTCGAGCACAGACATGTCCATATGTCGTTCCGAAGTGTTATTCTCTTCTACAAATCAACCCAATTATCTTGCAACACTCGTTGAGGGTCAATCCGACTCTTGTCTTATTCAAGACTCTCTTACGGATGCGGAATTTAATTACTCTGAACAACTCAAAGCGAATAAGAATCATTATACCCTTACATATTCTCGTGTGGATGGGTCCATGATTGTCTCAGCAACTCCCAAAATGATGTTTGTTGGAGGGGGGAATGAAGTCCCTAGAGGTAACCATAGAGGAG CGGATGTAACAACAAGGACACACAATAGTGAATCCACACCCTCAAAGTTCACAACTTGGTCGAATGTCTGTAAAAAGAGTGTGGAGTCCAATGGAAGTAGTGGGGGTAATTTAGTCACTAAGTACATTATAAACGAGGAAAACAACAATCGAGAAACTACAACAAGGAACACCTCTATTGGAGGAGGGCACACAGAAGAAGGCGATCCGACTGTCGAGTCTGAAAGAGGACTTGTGGATCCCGACAGTAGTGCGGCCTCCTCCTCCTCTGCAAAGCTCATTAATCGTTTTTTTGTACGGAATAGcaacaataacaacaatagCAGTTCCAATAACAATCCTGAGGTCAGCAGTGGTTCTAATAGTCAGAATAACAGAGTCAACATCAAGGAAGAGTCGCAAGAGCCGCCAGGGGGGGATATACGTTTAAATAGCGCGGGTGAAACAACGACTCCTAGCAGTGTGTATAATACAAGTTCTTCTGGAAGGAGAACTCTCCCAGATCTAGGATTCCTAGAAAATGATGTCAATCTCTGGGatgccttttttttaagagGTCGGAATTCATCCAAATTTCCCTCAATACTCAAATCTGTAGATGATTCCAAAAACAGTCCATGTCTCAACTCTCCTGTTTATGAAGACATTTTCAAGAAGCGATGGGGTAACAAAAAGGCCCCAGTCGTGGATGCAGCATCTTTAAGACTTCTCCTTCCTCCTGCGGCCCAAAAACATTGCTTATTGAAAACTGTTAGGGAAGAGGACTCAAAGAATAATCATCATCCAGTCCAAGAAGTGTGTCGCTCCTTGTCTCGTTTATCGACTGCAGAAAGATCTATTAGAAAGAGAAGGGATAATAACGGCACCTTGGATGAAGAGGAAGATGATAAAATCTCAGTTGCAACCTCCTCAGATCCAGTCAAAGTTGTTAAAATCAAGGAAGCATGGGCACCCGTGCCGGAGGACGTTGTTATGCGATCCAGAAAGACGCAAAAtctcaatttaattaataataataacaattcaGAGGACAGTTCTTGCAAGAGAAGAAGCTATGTTCCCACAGACTTTTTATCCAAGGTTCTAATGGATCGACCACGGAGATCATCATCTGCAAAGAGAAGGCCTCATCCAGACGGATTTCCAAAG tCCGGTAGTCAAAATGATCTTTGCGATTCCTGGGCAGATGAAGAAAACTCTTCTGATTCTCCTCCACAAGTAACAACACCTTCTAGCCTTGGAGGTTTATTTCGACGAACAGGATCCATTCGTAATGGAAGCAGCGCAGAATATCCATTTCAAAATAACATGTTTACACACCAACAGGGCTTCAATTTTGATCTCACCTATAAGAGAG aactCTTCGTGACTCTATATTCCTCCGTGGAGCGACTTCTTATGTCATCAGATTCAAGTGAGGCGGAAACACGATGTATTCTCCTTCACGAATTTTGTCCTGCTCTTCATTTCATTATGAAGGACGGACTCAAACCTGAAGTGATAACTCCCTTTGGTCGAATGAGCTCCACGGTTTGGAGAGTCGTTGAGGCTGTAACGCGTCAAGGTCCCTCAGCTGCAACGGCCACCTGCGATTTAGTCATgcttttaaatactaaatatgaaGCAAATGGTGCCGATGATAAGAAATTTGCTGGTTTTATCATGGGACTACTCAA TATGTCCATATTACACATCTGGTTCTCAAAACTAAAATGGAGTATGGATATCCTTTTAAGATTTTACGAGAGGCACGCTTATATCTGCGCTCTGCATAAGGAGACTAAATTGTTATTCGACGAACTTAACTTCTGCTTACAACGTTTATACGCTATTCCATTTCGATTTGATCTAAGTCATATTCAGACCCCTTCGTCTTCATCCCACAGTTCCCGACTTGGAGAGAGTAATAGTTCAGGTAAACGGAGCTGTGACAAGGCTCACCTATGCTGTAGAAGAAGAAGATCTAATGGAGAGTACTCTGGAGGACGAAACTCAAGTGCTGGTTCTTCCACAAAGTCATCCAAATCTCGTATTCCAAGACCCATATCCCTTCCTAAACGTCTTGAGGCTAAATTGGGTAATCAACAATTAAAACAACAAGAGCAGCAATTAAAGAAAACCATGGGCAACAAATCAGCTCCCATGTCCCCCTCATCTCCCATGAGGGACGATACACAACACAATACCACCACCAAGAAATCCCCAGCGAGGAGTTCTAGAAAGTCCCGAGTTAAAGAGACAATTCGGCTGTTCGATTCAAAGTCAAGCACGGCTGTGGGGAGACGCTATCAATATTCCACTCCTATCGTTGCAACTCATGGAATGAGGAATACAAGTAGATCATCTAAGAAGCCTGGAGTCAAATCCCCCAAGACGGGGGCAGGAGAATCTTTGGCGTTTGAGAGTGGTGGGGGAGGAGGGATTGGAGTAGGGAAGAAGTAG